One genomic window of Candidatus Neomarinimicrobiota bacterium includes the following:
- a CDS encoding tetratricopeptide repeat protein gives MLKPKRKMTKKEIRHDPLLETVHRAQQFHAENRKLINYVGAGLAAVAVIGLIAFSTGSSSNNEARGVMARALVNYQGEDYATAVTDFDILINDYPGSTAGNEAQYYLGQSLLMQENEEEAKKSLEDYIASADNSFLAAGAFRTIGDLSFKSEQYEEAAGYFEKAASVSTVPTVSNQNLISAALAWIKAGEYKKAGKSLDAIRQDVGEFNIQAQVDEVTAMLDILSSNVEN, from the coding sequence ATGCTGAAGCCCAAAAGAAAGATGACAAAAAAGGAGATCCGGCACGATCCGCTTCTGGAGACGGTGCACCGGGCGCAACAGTTCCATGCGGAAAACCGCAAGCTAATCAACTATGTGGGTGCTGGACTCGCGGCGGTCGCAGTTATCGGATTAATTGCTTTTTCCACGGGAAGTTCCTCTAACAATGAGGCGCGTGGCGTAATGGCACGAGCTCTTGTCAACTATCAGGGTGAAGATTATGCGACGGCGGTGACCGATTTTGACATCCTTATCAATGATTATCCTGGCTCAACGGCTGGCAATGAAGCGCAATATTATCTCGGGCAGTCGCTACTGATGCAGGAAAATGAGGAGGAGGCAAAAAAGAGTTTAGAAGACTATATCGCATCCGCGGACAATTCATTCCTTGCAGCGGGCGCTTTCCGGACAATCGGTGATCTCTCTTTCAAGAGTGAGCAGTACGAGGAAGCCGCCGGCTATTTCGAAAAAGCCGCATCAGTATCTACTGTGCCGACCGTCAGTAACCAGAATCTGATCAGCGCCGCTCTCGCCTGGATAAAAGCAGGGGAATACAAGAAGGCTGGAAAATCACTCGATGCCATCCGTCAGGACGTGGGAGAATTCAACATCCAGGCACAGGTTGATGAAGTCACTGCCATGCTTGATATCCTCTCCTCCAATGTCGAGAACTGA
- a CDS encoding transglutaminase-like domain-containing protein, translating to MSQVGEKYLNSTAIIDSDHASIAEYAARVIEGSENDPVAMAVKLYLAVRDGIWYDPYSPFYLPEHYRASSVLKCGRGFCISKASLLSALGRACGIPTRIGFATVRNHLATRQFIEMLGSNIFVYHAYVDLFLDGKWVKATPAFNVELCHKHKVTPLEFNGREDSLFHAYNLDRKQFMEYTEFHGTHADIPVDEIVSAWEESYGKRRISKWIQRLESSGGKQGPDFFKEEVVK from the coding sequence ATGAGTCAAGTGGGTGAAAAATATCTCAACTCCACGGCAATCATCGACAGTGATCATGCAAGCATAGCGGAATATGCCGCAAGGGTAATCGAAGGGAGTGAAAACGATCCTGTCGCCATGGCGGTAAAACTGTACTTAGCGGTGCGCGACGGTATCTGGTACGATCCCTACTCTCCGTTTTATCTCCCCGAACACTATCGCGCCAGTAGCGTTCTTAAGTGTGGTAGAGGTTTTTGCATCAGTAAGGCGTCGCTGTTGTCGGCCTTGGGAAGGGCGTGTGGCATACCGACACGGATCGGTTTTGCCACGGTAAGGAATCACTTGGCCACCAGGCAGTTTATCGAAATGTTAGGCAGCAACATATTTGTCTATCACGCCTATGTGGATCTGTTCCTCGATGGGAAATGGGTTAAGGCGACGCCGGCATTCAATGTTGAGCTGTGCCACAAACATAAGGTGACTCCCTTAGAATTCAACGGTAGGGAGGATTCGCTCTTTCATGCATACAACCTTGACAGGAAGCAATTTATGGAATATACAGAGTTTCATGGCACTCACGCCGACATTCCGGTGGATGAGATTGTATCGGCCTGGGAAGAGAGTTATGGTAAGCGCCGCATAAGTAAATGGATCCAGCGGCTGGAATCGTCAGGTGGTAAGCAGGGTCCTGATTTCTTTAAGGAGGAAGTAGTAAAGTGA